A stretch of the Notamacropus eugenii isolate mMacEug1 chromosome 2, mMacEug1.pri_v2, whole genome shotgun sequence genome encodes the following:
- the LOC140528944 gene encoding death-associated protein kinase 2-like isoform X2 has product MALAHSANVEELYELQDKLGSGHFATVWRCRDRSSGMSYAAKFIKMRRRKGSRLGIERKVVNREVEILQQLQHPHIMQLHDVFICQVQMVLVLELIQGGEFFDFVAEKESLSEPEASDFLLQLLDGLVYMHSLNISHFDLKPENIMLHQKDVIKPKIKIIGFGMSQKIERNMCLDSRCGIPEYVAPEVIKLEPLTVVADMWSVGVITYILLSGISPFQGETENDIVNNIIKGALDYDDTYFSSSSAIAKDFIGQLLVINPKERMTSTQALLHPWIKPLTIKQERNRDCSFINITNFRKFNSQRKWKLSCHMITPCSHFCRMNMLYYQTKEEEELRPCESDQEESTMPSASLLRRRHSSYS; this is encoded by the exons ATGGCCCTAGCCCATTCAGCCAATGTGGAGGAGCTGTATGAGCTGCAGGATAAGCTGGGCAG TGGGCATTTTGCGACAGTTTGGCGATGCCGGGACCGTTCCTCAGGGATGTCTTATGCAGCCAAATTCATCAAGATGCGTAGGAGGAAAGGGAGCCGACTGGGGATAGAACGTAAGGTGGTGAATCGAGAAGTGGAAATCCTGCAGCAACTGCAACACCCTCACATCATGCAGCTGCATGACGTCTTCATTTGCCAGGTCCAGATGGTGCTAGTGTTGGAGCT GATCCAGGGAGGGGAATTTTTTGACTTTGTGGCGGAGAAGGAGTCATTGTCAGAACCTGAAGCCTCAGACTTCCTCTTACAACTCCTGGATGGATTGGTTTATATGCATTCTTTGAACATCTCTCACTTTGACCTCAAG cCTGAGAACATCATGCTACATCAGAAAGATGTTATTAAACCTAAGATCAAGATAATTGGCTTCGGAATGTCCCAGAAAATTGAGAGAAACATGTGCCTCGACAGTCGGTGTGGGATTCCTGAGTATGTTG CTCCAGAAGTGATCAAGTTGGAACCTCTCACTGTTGTTGCAGACATGTG GAGTGTTGGTGTCATTACCTATATCCT GCTCAGCGGCATATCCCCTTTCCAGGGTGAAACAGAAAATGATATTGTCAACAATATTATCAAAGGTGCTTTGGATTATGACGACACATACTTCAGTTCCTCCTCAGCCATAGCCAAGGACTTCATCGGCCAGCTGCTGGTTATTAACCCCAA GGAACGGATGACATCAACTCAAGCTCTCCTTCACCCATGGATTAAG CCTCTGACCATCAAACAGGAGAGGAATAGAGACTGCTCCTTTATCAACATAACTAACTTCCGCAAGTTCAATTCTCAGCGTAAGTGGAAG CTCTCCTGCCACATGATCACCCCCTGCAGTCACTTCTGCAGAATGAATATGCTCTATTACCAAaccaaggaggaggaggaactg AGACCCTGTGAGAGTGACCAAGAGGAATCCACAATGCCCTCTGCTTCCCTTCTCCGCCGAAGACACAGCAGCTACTCCTGA
- the LOC140528944 gene encoding death-associated protein kinase 2-like isoform X4: MALAHSANVEELYELQDKLGSGHFATVWRCRDRSSGMSYAAKFIKMRRRKGSRLGIERKVVNREVEILQQLQHPHIMQLHDVFICQVQMVLVLELIQGGEFFDFVAEKESLSEPEASDFLLQLLDGLVYMHSLNISHFDLKPENIMLHQKDVIKPKIKIIGFGMSQKIERNMCLDSRCGIPEYVAPEVIKLEPLTVVADMWSVGVITYILLSGISPFQGETENDIVNNIIKGALDYDDTYFSSSSAIAKDFIGQLLVINPKERMTSTQALLHPWIKLSCHMITPCSHFCRMNMLYYQTKEEEELRPCESDQEESTMPSASLLRRRHSSYS; encoded by the exons ATGGCCCTAGCCCATTCAGCCAATGTGGAGGAGCTGTATGAGCTGCAGGATAAGCTGGGCAG TGGGCATTTTGCGACAGTTTGGCGATGCCGGGACCGTTCCTCAGGGATGTCTTATGCAGCCAAATTCATCAAGATGCGTAGGAGGAAAGGGAGCCGACTGGGGATAGAACGTAAGGTGGTGAATCGAGAAGTGGAAATCCTGCAGCAACTGCAACACCCTCACATCATGCAGCTGCATGACGTCTTCATTTGCCAGGTCCAGATGGTGCTAGTGTTGGAGCT GATCCAGGGAGGGGAATTTTTTGACTTTGTGGCGGAGAAGGAGTCATTGTCAGAACCTGAAGCCTCAGACTTCCTCTTACAACTCCTGGATGGATTGGTTTATATGCATTCTTTGAACATCTCTCACTTTGACCTCAAG cCTGAGAACATCATGCTACATCAGAAAGATGTTATTAAACCTAAGATCAAGATAATTGGCTTCGGAATGTCCCAGAAAATTGAGAGAAACATGTGCCTCGACAGTCGGTGTGGGATTCCTGAGTATGTTG CTCCAGAAGTGATCAAGTTGGAACCTCTCACTGTTGTTGCAGACATGTG GAGTGTTGGTGTCATTACCTATATCCT GCTCAGCGGCATATCCCCTTTCCAGGGTGAAACAGAAAATGATATTGTCAACAATATTATCAAAGGTGCTTTGGATTATGACGACACATACTTCAGTTCCTCCTCAGCCATAGCCAAGGACTTCATCGGCCAGCTGCTGGTTATTAACCCCAA GGAACGGATGACATCAACTCAAGCTCTCCTTCACCCATGGATTAAG CTCTCCTGCCACATGATCACCCCCTGCAGTCACTTCTGCAGAATGAATATGCTCTATTACCAAaccaaggaggaggaggaactg AGACCCTGTGAGAGTGACCAAGAGGAATCCACAATGCCCTCTGCTTCCCTTCTCCGCCGAAGACACAGCAGCTACTCCTGA
- the LOC140528944 gene encoding death-associated protein kinase 2-like isoform X5, translated as MALAHSANVEELYELQDKLGSGHFATVWRCRDRSSGMSYAAKFIKMRRRKGSRLGIERKVVNREVEILQQLQHPHIMQLHDVFICQVQMVLVLELIQGGEFFDFVAEKESLSEPEASDFLLQLLDGLVYMHSLNISHFDLKPENIMLHQKDVIKPKIKIIGFGMSQKIERNMCLDSRCGIPEYVAPEVIKLEPLTVVADMWSVGVITYILERMTSTQALLHPWIKPLTIKQERNRDCSFINITNFRKFNSQRKWKLSCHMITPCSHFCRMNMLYYQTKEEEELRPCESDQEESTMPSASLLRRRHSSYS; from the exons ATGGCCCTAGCCCATTCAGCCAATGTGGAGGAGCTGTATGAGCTGCAGGATAAGCTGGGCAG TGGGCATTTTGCGACAGTTTGGCGATGCCGGGACCGTTCCTCAGGGATGTCTTATGCAGCCAAATTCATCAAGATGCGTAGGAGGAAAGGGAGCCGACTGGGGATAGAACGTAAGGTGGTGAATCGAGAAGTGGAAATCCTGCAGCAACTGCAACACCCTCACATCATGCAGCTGCATGACGTCTTCATTTGCCAGGTCCAGATGGTGCTAGTGTTGGAGCT GATCCAGGGAGGGGAATTTTTTGACTTTGTGGCGGAGAAGGAGTCATTGTCAGAACCTGAAGCCTCAGACTTCCTCTTACAACTCCTGGATGGATTGGTTTATATGCATTCTTTGAACATCTCTCACTTTGACCTCAAG cCTGAGAACATCATGCTACATCAGAAAGATGTTATTAAACCTAAGATCAAGATAATTGGCTTCGGAATGTCCCAGAAAATTGAGAGAAACATGTGCCTCGACAGTCGGTGTGGGATTCCTGAGTATGTTG CTCCAGAAGTGATCAAGTTGGAACCTCTCACTGTTGTTGCAGACATGTG GAGTGTTGGTGTCATTACCTATATCCT GGAACGGATGACATCAACTCAAGCTCTCCTTCACCCATGGATTAAG CCTCTGACCATCAAACAGGAGAGGAATAGAGACTGCTCCTTTATCAACATAACTAACTTCCGCAAGTTCAATTCTCAGCGTAAGTGGAAG CTCTCCTGCCACATGATCACCCCCTGCAGTCACTTCTGCAGAATGAATATGCTCTATTACCAAaccaaggaggaggaggaactg AGACCCTGTGAGAGTGACCAAGAGGAATCCACAATGCCCTCTGCTTCCCTTCTCCGCCGAAGACACAGCAGCTACTCCTGA
- the LOC140528944 gene encoding death-associated protein kinase 2-like isoform X1 — protein MALAHSANVEELYELQDKLGSGHFATVWRCRDRSSGMSYAAKFIKMRRRKGSRLGIERKVVNREVEILQQLQHPHIMQLHDVFICQVQMVLVLELIQGGEFFDFVAEKESLSEPEASDFLLQLLDGLVYMHSLNISHFDLKPENIMLHQKDVIKPKIKIIGFGMSQKIERNMCLDSRCGIPEYVGVLVSLPISCEYLLPTTLPLLPHTRGLPSLQPLLPWRLSGISPFQGETENDIVNNIIKGALDYDDTYFSSSSAIAKDFIGQLLVINPKERMTSTQALLHPWIKPLTIKQERNRDCSFINITNFRKFNSQRKWKLSCHMITPCSHFCRMNMLYYQTKEEEELRPCESDQEESTMPSASLLRRRHSSYS, from the exons ATGGCCCTAGCCCATTCAGCCAATGTGGAGGAGCTGTATGAGCTGCAGGATAAGCTGGGCAG TGGGCATTTTGCGACAGTTTGGCGATGCCGGGACCGTTCCTCAGGGATGTCTTATGCAGCCAAATTCATCAAGATGCGTAGGAGGAAAGGGAGCCGACTGGGGATAGAACGTAAGGTGGTGAATCGAGAAGTGGAAATCCTGCAGCAACTGCAACACCCTCACATCATGCAGCTGCATGACGTCTTCATTTGCCAGGTCCAGATGGTGCTAGTGTTGGAGCT GATCCAGGGAGGGGAATTTTTTGACTTTGTGGCGGAGAAGGAGTCATTGTCAGAACCTGAAGCCTCAGACTTCCTCTTACAACTCCTGGATGGATTGGTTTATATGCATTCTTTGAACATCTCTCACTTTGACCTCAAG cCTGAGAACATCATGCTACATCAGAAAGATGTTATTAAACCTAAGATCAAGATAATTGGCTTCGGAATGTCCCAGAAAATTGAGAGAAACATGTGCCTCGACAGTCGGTGTGGGATTCCTGAGTATGTTG GAGTGTTGGTGTCATTACCTATATCCTGTGAGTACCTCCTCCCCACTACCCTACCACTACTACCACACACCAGAGGGCTGCCTTCCCTCCAACCCCTTCTCCCATGGAG GCTCAGCGGCATATCCCCTTTCCAGGGTGAAACAGAAAATGATATTGTCAACAATATTATCAAAGGTGCTTTGGATTATGACGACACATACTTCAGTTCCTCCTCAGCCATAGCCAAGGACTTCATCGGCCAGCTGCTGGTTATTAACCCCAA GGAACGGATGACATCAACTCAAGCTCTCCTTCACCCATGGATTAAG CCTCTGACCATCAAACAGGAGAGGAATAGAGACTGCTCCTTTATCAACATAACTAACTTCCGCAAGTTCAATTCTCAGCGTAAGTGGAAG CTCTCCTGCCACATGATCACCCCCTGCAGTCACTTCTGCAGAATGAATATGCTCTATTACCAAaccaaggaggaggaggaactg AGACCCTGTGAGAGTGACCAAGAGGAATCCACAATGCCCTCTGCTTCCCTTCTCCGCCGAAGACACAGCAGCTACTCCTGA
- the LOC140528944 gene encoding death-associated protein kinase 2-like isoform X3: MALAHSANVEELYELQDKLGSGHFATVWRCRDRSSGMSYAAKFIKMRRRKGSRLGIERKVVNREVEILQQLQHPHIMQLHDVFICQVQMVLVLELIQGGEFFDFVAEKESLSEPEASDFLLQLLDGLVYMHSLNISHFDLKPENIMLHQKDVIKPKIKIIGFGMSQKIERNMCLDSRCGIPEYVGVLVSLPISCEYLLPTTLPLLPHTRGLPSLQPLLPWRLSGISPFQGETENDIVNNIIKGALDYDDTYFSSSSAIAKDFIGQLLVINPKERMTSTQALLHPWIKLSCHMITPCSHFCRMNMLYYQTKEEEELRPCESDQEESTMPSASLLRRRHSSYS, translated from the exons ATGGCCCTAGCCCATTCAGCCAATGTGGAGGAGCTGTATGAGCTGCAGGATAAGCTGGGCAG TGGGCATTTTGCGACAGTTTGGCGATGCCGGGACCGTTCCTCAGGGATGTCTTATGCAGCCAAATTCATCAAGATGCGTAGGAGGAAAGGGAGCCGACTGGGGATAGAACGTAAGGTGGTGAATCGAGAAGTGGAAATCCTGCAGCAACTGCAACACCCTCACATCATGCAGCTGCATGACGTCTTCATTTGCCAGGTCCAGATGGTGCTAGTGTTGGAGCT GATCCAGGGAGGGGAATTTTTTGACTTTGTGGCGGAGAAGGAGTCATTGTCAGAACCTGAAGCCTCAGACTTCCTCTTACAACTCCTGGATGGATTGGTTTATATGCATTCTTTGAACATCTCTCACTTTGACCTCAAG cCTGAGAACATCATGCTACATCAGAAAGATGTTATTAAACCTAAGATCAAGATAATTGGCTTCGGAATGTCCCAGAAAATTGAGAGAAACATGTGCCTCGACAGTCGGTGTGGGATTCCTGAGTATGTTG GAGTGTTGGTGTCATTACCTATATCCTGTGAGTACCTCCTCCCCACTACCCTACCACTACTACCACACACCAGAGGGCTGCCTTCCCTCCAACCCCTTCTCCCATGGAG GCTCAGCGGCATATCCCCTTTCCAGGGTGAAACAGAAAATGATATTGTCAACAATATTATCAAAGGTGCTTTGGATTATGACGACACATACTTCAGTTCCTCCTCAGCCATAGCCAAGGACTTCATCGGCCAGCTGCTGGTTATTAACCCCAA GGAACGGATGACATCAACTCAAGCTCTCCTTCACCCATGGATTAAG CTCTCCTGCCACATGATCACCCCCTGCAGTCACTTCTGCAGAATGAATATGCTCTATTACCAAaccaaggaggaggaggaactg AGACCCTGTGAGAGTGACCAAGAGGAATCCACAATGCCCTCTGCTTCCCTTCTCCGCCGAAGACACAGCAGCTACTCCTGA